One Gossypium hirsutum isolate 1008001.06 chromosome A11, Gossypium_hirsutum_v2.1, whole genome shotgun sequence genomic window carries:
- the LOC107890855 gene encoding calcium-dependent protein kinase 20 isoform X2, whose translation MRLDHYGTWFYIQIIVLSESGCFLGTIGERFNEIAGSSYYMAPEVLKRNYGPEVGVWSAGVIVYILLCGVPPFWAETEQGVAQAIIRSAIDFKRDPWPKVSDNAKDLVKKMLNPDPKQRLTVQECLNIHGYKMPKKHPMFHWVRL comes from the exons ATGAGGCTGGATCATTATGGAACATGGTTTTACATACAGATAATCGTTCTATCTGAAAGCGGTTGTTTTCTAGGAACTATAG GTGAACGATTCAATGAGATTGCGGGAAGCTCATATTACATGGCTCCAGAGGTTCTTAAACGTAATTACGGCCCAGAGGTTGGTGTCTGGAGTGCTGGAGTTATCGTCTATATTTTACTTTGTGGTGTGCCACCATTCTGGGCAG AGACTGAGCAGGGGGTGGCACAAGCAATTATTCGCTCTGCTATTGACTTTAAAAGGGACCCATGGCCTAAGGTTTCGGACAATGCAAAGGACCTTGTAAAGAAAATGCTTAATCCTGATCCAAAGCAGCGTCTTACAGTACAGGAGTGCTTG AACATCCATGGCTACAAAATGCCAAAAAAGCACCCAATGTTCCATTGGGTGAGACTGTGA
- the LOC107890855 gene encoding uncharacterized protein isoform X1, with the protein MVQNEVAFSLGHGFSICRTPYVKSSQKLGEQSLGISRVVEKKPVKKAEKNEHHLWKKRDSAGSGQKALNLVRIVNDSMRLREAHITWLQRFLNVITAQRLVSGVLELSSIFYFVVCHHSGQRLSRGWHKQLFALLLTLKGTHGLRFRTMQRTL; encoded by the exons gtTCAAAACGAAGTAGCTTTTTCATTAGGACATGGGTTTTCAATTTGCAGAACTCCCTATGTTAAATCTTCACAAAAGCTGGGTGAACAATCACTGGGCATTTCCAGAGTTGTTGAAAA GAAACCAGTGAAAAAGGCTGAAAAGAACGAGCATCACTTGTGGAAGAAAAGAGATTCAGCTGGCTCTGGACAAAAGGCACTCAATCTTGTTAGAATT GTGAACGATTCAATGAGATTGCGGGAAGCTCATATTACATGGCTCCAGAGGTTCTTAAACGTAATTACGGCCCAGAGGTTGGTGTCTGGAGTGCTGGAGTTATCGTCTATATTTTACTTTGTGGTGTGCCACCATTCTGGGCAG AGACTGAGCAGGGGGTGGCACAAGCAATTATTCGCTCTGCTATTGACTTTAAAAGGGACCCATGGCCTAAGGTTTCGGACAATGCAAAGGACCTTGTAA